From Leptospira limi, one genomic window encodes:
- the lpxD gene encoding UDP-3-O-(3-hydroxymyristoyl)glucosamine N-acyltransferase has translation MKLKELAERLNAKFTGNGDLEVNGIKDLEHHTAVDPNSIYYVASKKYLNKHQKASEVKIALTIDSLASSFPNAIIVPEEGSKVKFIQVISLFEKKPSIQSSVSGKASIHPTAKIGKNVTIMDFVVIQENVVVGDNVVLYPNVVLEPNVEVGDETVIKSGVVIYYNCKIGKRNLIHSNTVIGADGFGFYDYAGVRYKVPQIGNVIIGDDVEMGAHCTVDRAALESTTIGNFTKFDDHVHVGHNCRVGNYVYIAGATVLAGSVTIEDGCFLAGQSAVAEHLTMKKGSILLGLSGLTEDSKEKTAYFGIPARPALEMHRIHTSLPLLPELVKGHAKRKNSEK, from the coding sequence ATGAAACTGAAAGAGTTAGCAGAACGTTTAAATGCAAAATTCACTGGTAATGGTGATTTGGAAGTGAATGGCATAAAAGACTTAGAACATCATACAGCAGTAGATCCGAATAGCATCTATTATGTGGCTTCAAAAAAGTATTTAAATAAACATCAAAAAGCAAGTGAAGTTAAAATTGCTCTGACGATTGATTCATTAGCATCATCCTTTCCGAACGCTATCATTGTTCCTGAGGAAGGTTCAAAAGTAAAATTCATTCAAGTGATTTCGTTATTTGAGAAGAAGCCAAGTATTCAATCTTCTGTTTCTGGGAAAGCAAGTATCCATCCAACTGCTAAGATTGGTAAAAATGTAACGATCATGGATTTTGTTGTCATCCAAGAGAATGTTGTTGTCGGAGATAATGTGGTATTGTATCCAAATGTTGTATTGGAACCAAATGTAGAAGTTGGGGATGAAACAGTTATCAAGTCTGGTGTTGTCATTTATTATAATTGCAAAATAGGAAAAAGAAATTTGATCCATTCAAATACTGTGATTGGCGCCGATGGATTTGGATTTTACGATTATGCAGGTGTTCGTTACAAAGTTCCACAAATTGGGAATGTGATTATAGGTGATGATGTGGAAATGGGTGCACATTGTACGGTAGATAGAGCTGCCTTAGAATCTACAACCATCGGAAATTTTACAAAATTTGATGACCATGTTCACGTTGGTCATAATTGTAGAGTAGGGAATTACGTTTATATCGCAGGTGCAACAGTTCTAGCAGGATCGGTTACCATCGAAGATGGATGTTTTTTGGCAGGGCAATCTGCTGTCGCAGAACACCTAACGATGAAAAAGGGGTCTATTCTTTTGGGTTTATCTGGACTAACAGAAGACTCAAAGGAAAAAACTGCATATTTCGGAATCCCAGCAAGGCCTGCCCTTGAAATGCATCGAATCCATACTTCCTTGCCTTTATTGCCTGAACTTGTAAAAGGCCATGCAAAACGCAAAAACTCTGAAAAGTAG
- the fliR gene encoding flagellar biosynthetic protein FliR — translation MEAFILHFQSFLFVLVRLLGLFLVAPFFSSESINFSLRMIFSFMVSLIIYPVVANYMPPVPGHMVNFGIMIISEMLIGVFIGFLVSLVFSAFQMAGEFFNNQIGFGYTEILDPVTQNSLPAIGTMKNLMATALFLVIGAHRFLIETLAYSFEKIRIISLTGKVNSGLYRLVEDAIGAMFVVSFKIALPVMGILFLVSLAEGLMGKAAQQMNVMSMSFPLKVFIGTLTLIATLTFIATQMVQGIQISMDKASLLVREWPSL, via the coding sequence ATGGAAGCATTCATCTTACACTTTCAATCTTTCCTTTTTGTTTTAGTACGACTGCTTGGGTTATTCCTTGTAGCCCCATTTTTTTCATCAGAATCGATTAACTTCTCCCTTCGAATGATTTTTTCCTTTATGGTCTCACTGATCATATACCCTGTTGTGGCAAACTACATGCCACCTGTGCCTGGTCATATGGTGAATTTTGGGATTATGATCATTTCGGAGATGCTCATTGGTGTGTTTATTGGGTTTCTCGTCTCACTCGTGTTTAGTGCCTTCCAGATGGCTGGTGAATTTTTTAATAACCAAATTGGATTTGGATATACAGAGATCCTCGATCCCGTGACACAAAACTCACTCCCTGCTATTGGAACGATGAAAAACTTAATGGCGACTGCCTTATTCCTTGTGATCGGGGCACATCGTTTCCTCATTGAAACTCTTGCCTATTCTTTTGAAAAAATTCGTATCATCTCCTTAACTGGAAAAGTGAATAGTGGATTGTATCGATTGGTAGAAGATGCAATCGGTGCTATGTTTGTCGTATCGTTTAAAATTGCCCTTCCTGTCATGGGCATACTTTTTTTGGTCTCTCTTGCAGAAGGACTGATGGGAAAGGCAGCACAACAAATGAATGTGATGTCCATGTCGTTTCCCTTAAAAGTGTTTATTGGAACACTGACTCTCATTGCAACTCTTACGTTTATCGCCACACAAATGGTACAAGGGATTCAAATCTCTATGGACAAAGCGAGTTTACTTGTTCGGGAGTGGCCAAGTTTATGA
- a CDS encoding FliO/MopB family protein codes for MYFSVLFLFSFFPLFSQNSETKELDQILRQELGESKSKPSASEGSSNGNSGSNLDSSNQSNGKQGNGFSPSANAGQSADGNKQEEPNLIQERYNENQDDSPSATWILVKILFVLAILVGAGYYLVLQMQKSKSAKYPVKGFMKVLSSLPLSATQSVQIIEVGGRTLVLGVADGSVSLLTEVTAPEEKNQIQKMKEEADPYVPNFLETVLESLQSKAQRKIRINSNQMEGLEMDGAAEIQRKAKEGLERLRKHRKLLEGGEA; via the coding sequence ATGTACTTTTCTGTACTCTTTCTTTTTTCTTTTTTCCCACTATTTTCTCAGAATTCAGAAACCAAAGAACTCGATCAGATTTTACGCCAAGAATTAGGTGAATCCAAATCCAAACCGAGTGCCTCTGAAGGTAGTTCGAATGGAAATTCAGGTTCGAATTTAGACTCAAGCAACCAATCAAATGGGAAACAAGGAAATGGGTTTAGTCCTTCAGCTAACGCGGGTCAGTCGGCGGATGGAAATAAACAAGAAGAACCCAATTTAATCCAAGAACGTTATAATGAAAACCAAGATGATTCACCTTCGGCAACTTGGATTTTAGTTAAGATTTTATTTGTACTCGCGATCCTTGTTGGTGCTGGTTATTATTTGGTTTTGCAAATGCAAAAATCAAAATCAGCAAAATACCCTGTTAAAGGGTTTATGAAGGTACTTTCGAGTTTGCCTTTGTCTGCCACACAATCGGTGCAAATCATCGAAGTAGGTGGCCGTACTCTTGTGTTAGGTGTTGCTGATGGATCAGTGAGTTTACTCACAGAAGTCACGGCTCCAGAGGAAAAAAACCAAATCCAAAAAATGAAAGAAGAAGCGGATCCTTACGTTCCCAACTTTTTGGAAACAGTGCTTGAAAGTTTACAATCCAAAGCACAAAGGAAAATTCGCATCAATTCAAACCAAATGGAAGGTTTGGAAATGGATGGAGCGGCCGAAATCCAACGAAAGGCAAAAGAAGGTTTGGAACGGCTTCGCAAACACCGTAAACTTTTGGAGGGAGGAGAGGCATGA
- a CDS encoding LIC_11366 family protein: MSRCIVILSFPVFLISFLTSTGLTAEPSGIEVGMRYGAGERIPGRFDGDLRQFSSTFNPLVFSDVNIKGGKTTNLYEGFVRFLLDSRNRVGFYVGRNDWQILQLTEVTSDSYYTKLNSEIYSYHVLGMYHFSMPIFRNWEWENGAGMGFTSADWNIRGYSIGEPLPNTQYFNQRGRLRGSGLVYRVETAINHRLYENTFFQVGIGYHHIAIDKFSGNYNGETSSFYIRADGRVGVIDDTRIIDATVSTAQTFRRLDMNTGAWTLYFSAFQRFLD; the protein is encoded by the coding sequence ATGTCAAGATGTATTGTAATCCTTTCGTTTCCCGTTTTTCTAATTTCCTTTCTGACAAGTACGGGCCTTACTGCAGAACCATCTGGAATTGAAGTGGGGATGCGTTATGGTGCTGGAGAAAGAATCCCTGGGCGGTTTGATGGTGACTTAAGGCAATTTTCTTCCACGTTTAACCCTCTCGTTTTTTCTGATGTAAATATCAAAGGTGGGAAAACAACCAATCTATATGAAGGATTTGTTCGTTTTTTATTAGATTCTAGAAATCGAGTTGGCTTTTATGTCGGCAGGAACGATTGGCAAATCCTGCAACTAACTGAAGTTACAAGTGATTCATACTACACAAAATTGAATTCCGAAATTTATTCCTATCATGTCCTTGGGATGTATCATTTTTCGATGCCTATCTTCCGAAATTGGGAATGGGAAAATGGAGCGGGAATGGGTTTTACTTCTGCTGATTGGAATATTCGTGGGTATTCCATCGGAGAGCCGCTACCCAATACTCAGTATTTCAACCAAAGAGGTAGACTTAGAGGCAGCGGACTTGTTTACCGTGTTGAAACTGCCATCAATCACAGGTTATACGAAAATACTTTTTTCCAAGTTGGAATTGGGTACCATCACATCGCAATTGATAAATTTAGCGGAAATTATAACGGAGAAACATCAAGTTTTTACATTCGGGCGGATGGTCGAGTGGGTGTCATAGATGATACAAGGATCATCGATGCGACTGTGAGCACTGCACAAACATTTCGGAGGTTAGATATGAATACAGGTGCATGGACATTGTATTTTTCAGCCTTCCAAAGGTTTTTGGATTGA
- the fliP gene encoding flagellar type III secretion system pore protein FliP (The bacterial flagellar biogenesis protein FliP forms a type III secretion system (T3SS)-type pore required for flagellar assembly.): MKLRFFSFLKRHKSVIFLISILFLISASGFAGLLAQDKGSRIPIPNLSFNVNEARGPRETSLSLMILFLVTILSLAPAIVMSVTSFTKVVIVFDFVRRALSLQNLPPNQVMMGLALFVTFFIMAPTIGKVNEEALQPYLNGKIDQSAFMEGSMKHLRQFMIRQLGKDGTKDVALFLKIGKVQNVKSFEDVPSYVLVPAFMLSEIKKAFIIGIYIFIPFIVIDLIVASALLAMGFMMLPPVMISLPLKLILFILIDGWNLLVLELVRSYK; the protein is encoded by the coding sequence ATGAAACTTCGTTTTTTTTCCTTCTTAAAGAGACATAAATCTGTTATTTTTCTCATTAGTATCTTGTTTCTGATTTCTGCCAGTGGGTTTGCGGGACTTCTTGCCCAAGACAAAGGATCAAGGATACCAATTCCAAATCTATCATTTAACGTAAATGAGGCGAGAGGACCAAGGGAAACCAGTTTATCGCTGATGATTCTGTTTCTTGTCACGATCCTTTCGCTTGCGCCCGCGATTGTGATGAGTGTGACATCGTTTACCAAAGTTGTGATTGTTTTTGATTTTGTGAGACGAGCTCTTTCCTTACAAAACCTTCCACCTAACCAAGTTATGATGGGTCTTGCTTTGTTTGTCACTTTTTTTATCATGGCACCGACTATCGGGAAGGTGAATGAGGAAGCCCTACAACCTTACTTAAACGGAAAAATTGACCAGTCTGCATTTATGGAAGGATCCATGAAACACCTGCGACAATTTATGATCAGGCAACTCGGAAAAGATGGAACCAAAGATGTAGCTCTGTTTTTGAAAATTGGCAAAGTACAAAATGTGAAATCATTTGAAGATGTACCATCTTATGTGCTTGTGCCTGCTTTTATGCTGAGTGAGATCAAAAAAGCATTTATCATTGGAATTTATATCTTTATCCCTTTTATCGTCATCGATCTAATTGTGGCTTCGGCACTACTTGCGATGGGTTTTATGATGTTACCTCCTGTCATGATTTCCCTTCCGTTAAAACTCATTCTTTTCATCTTAATTGATGGATGGAACTTACTTGTACTAGAACTCGTAAGGAGTTATAAATGA
- the fliQ gene encoding flagellar biosynthesis protein FliQ translates to MTEVDVVNMMREAFIVTLKISSPILITALVVGLIVGILQTTTSIQEPTIAFVPKLVSIFAVIVFFSAWMVRVMTDYTREIFFMIEKI, encoded by the coding sequence ATGACAGAAGTAGATGTGGTCAATATGATGCGGGAAGCCTTTATTGTGACTTTGAAAATTTCAAGTCCAATTCTCATCACAGCTCTTGTGGTTGGTCTCATTGTCGGGATTTTACAAACAACTACTTCCATCCAAGAACCAACGATTGCGTTTGTACCAAAACTCGTTTCCATTTTTGCAGTGATTGTCTTTTTTTCAGCCTGGATGGTGCGTGTGATGACGGACTATACAAGAGAAATCTTTTTTATGATCGAAAAGATATGA
- the asd gene encoding archaetidylserine decarboxylase (Phosphatidylserine decarboxylase is synthesized as a single chain precursor. Generation of the pyruvoyl active site from a Ser is coupled to cleavage of a Gly-Ser bond between the larger (beta) and smaller (alpha chains). It is an integral membrane protein.), which translates to METLFQNGSKFNLILGSDILSPYFYLILIASVYLSIRLGFPQIRFLFLSLKILTGNMDFKGSRGQLVHSQAFFAGIGSSLLAGSVIGTALAVAYGGIGVLFWIWVMSLFVMPIRFVSSTLAVKFRNQLPSGRYLSGPMYFIEKALRAKWLAVAFSLASLVTVLVFGGIFPFVGLTYLTKEGLSLTGLSGPISLSVILLFIVIGGVRRVGKAASVLAPIGILLFLFGYISLFSNGMISFIGFLSDVTKEAFSIKALQGGGAFGVLRALSVSLSTFFLSTETAVGKSSGIAGVVRTDYAAKQGLVSMLASFFEGFVMATMVGYVLYSYGAVNLETILMFPGRILEQKDSIPVILFVVSFLCFGVLSLAGWFYSGEQNAFYVFGEKFANFFRMLFIGSTLGFAYLYVKYGVDVLSFVMHWGYVSAVITSVPLLVSLMLLGKSANLELKKYLSESGARYEIFKDIYLLFLTLLPKNLISKIFGYFSTLKLPRFMMIPILKAFAKAYKINLSEAELEIKEYASLNQFFTRALRAEARIIDSAPNAVVSPTDSKITSFGNINQSTIIQAKGIDYSVKELLGSEKFYPHFTNGKYITFYLSPQDYHRIHSPFAGQILGYYYEPGKLFPVNDLAVLNIRGLFPKNERLITFLQTEYGKIAVIKVGASNVGKIRVTYDNKIVTNNWIRFAKEHHYKDVSIMIEKGSEMGRFEMGSTVILVFENDTIDLTNIQLGDKIQYGTTVGHFKSKKTSLPVKF; encoded by the coding sequence ATGGAAACACTCTTTCAAAACGGATCTAAGTTTAATCTCATTTTAGGATCAGACATCCTAAGCCCATATTTTTACCTCATCCTCATCGCATCAGTTTACTTAAGCATTCGATTGGGATTCCCTCAGATCCGATTCCTCTTTTTGTCCCTCAAAATTCTAACGGGAAACATGGATTTTAAAGGGTCCAGAGGGCAACTTGTACATTCCCAAGCTTTTTTTGCAGGGATAGGTTCCTCATTACTTGCAGGTTCGGTCATCGGGACTGCTCTTGCCGTCGCCTACGGTGGAATTGGTGTTCTTTTTTGGATTTGGGTCATGAGTCTTTTTGTGATGCCTATACGTTTTGTTTCGTCCACCTTGGCAGTTAAATTTCGAAACCAACTTCCGAGTGGCCGTTATCTGTCTGGACCCATGTACTTCATCGAAAAAGCCCTTCGTGCGAAGTGGCTCGCGGTTGCCTTTTCCTTGGCAAGTCTTGTGACAGTGCTTGTGTTTGGGGGGATATTTCCTTTTGTGGGACTCACTTACTTAACCAAAGAAGGCCTTAGCTTAACTGGATTGTCTGGCCCCATATCTCTTTCTGTTATTTTACTGTTTATCGTAATCGGTGGTGTTAGGCGAGTTGGGAAAGCAGCAAGTGTCCTTGCACCAATTGGAATTTTATTATTTTTATTTGGCTACATTTCCCTTTTTTCCAATGGGATGATTTCCTTTATTGGATTTTTGTCAGATGTAACCAAAGAAGCATTTTCAATTAAAGCCTTGCAAGGTGGAGGAGCATTTGGAGTATTAAGAGCTCTTTCTGTTTCCTTAAGTACTTTCTTTTTATCAACAGAAACTGCTGTTGGAAAGTCATCTGGGATTGCTGGAGTAGTTCGAACTGACTATGCTGCAAAACAAGGATTAGTGAGTATGCTCGCATCCTTCTTCGAAGGTTTTGTTATGGCGACCATGGTTGGGTACGTTTTGTACTCATATGGGGCAGTAAACCTCGAAACAATTTTAATGTTCCCTGGTCGAATTCTGGAACAAAAGGATTCCATTCCTGTCATCTTGTTTGTTGTGTCCTTTTTATGTTTTGGGGTTTTGAGTTTGGCTGGTTGGTTTTACAGTGGTGAACAGAACGCCTTTTATGTGTTTGGTGAAAAATTTGCTAACTTTTTTAGGATGTTATTCATTGGGTCAACACTTGGTTTTGCTTATTTGTATGTAAAGTATGGCGTTGATGTTTTAAGTTTTGTGATGCATTGGGGGTATGTGTCAGCTGTCATCACAAGTGTTCCACTGCTAGTGTCTCTCATGTTACTTGGCAAATCTGCCAATCTGGAACTCAAAAAATACCTCTCTGAATCAGGGGCAAGGTATGAAATTTTCAAAGATATTTATTTACTCTTTTTAACCTTACTTCCTAAAAACCTAATCTCCAAAATTTTTGGGTATTTTTCGACTCTCAAACTGCCAAGATTTATGATGATCCCGATCCTAAAGGCATTTGCAAAAGCCTATAAGATCAATTTAAGTGAAGCGGAACTTGAAATCAAAGAGTATGCTTCCCTCAATCAGTTTTTCACTCGTGCTCTTCGTGCCGAAGCCCGTATCATTGACTCCGCACCCAATGCAGTAGTTTCTCCAACAGATTCAAAAATCACAAGTTTCGGAAATATCAACCAATCTACCATCATCCAAGCAAAAGGAATTGATTATTCCGTAAAAGAGTTGTTAGGTTCCGAGAAGTTTTACCCACATTTTACGAACGGTAAATACATTACCTTTTATCTTTCCCCACAAGATTACCATAGAATCCACAGTCCATTTGCTGGACAAATTTTAGGATACTATTATGAACCAGGAAAGTTATTCCCTGTGAACGACTTAGCGGTTCTCAATATCCGAGGTCTTTTCCCAAAAAACGAGAGACTCATCACCTTCTTACAAACTGAATATGGTAAAATTGCCGTGATCAAAGTAGGGGCATCCAATGTGGGAAAAATCCGCGTGACCTATGATAATAAAATTGTGACCAATAATTGGATTCGTTTTGCCAAAGAACACCATTACAAAGACGTCTCCATCATGATTGAGAAAGGTTCTGAGATGGGTCGTTTTGAAATGGGTTCCACCGTGATCTTAGTGTTTGAAAACGACACGATTGATTTGACAAACATCCAACTTGGAGATAAAATCCAATACGGAACCACTGTCGGACATTTTAAATCCAAAAAAACAAGCCTACCGGTAAAATTCTAA
- a CDS encoding SRPBCC family protein, with translation MIETKVETIIQKPVAEVFAYIRNMENQIHFNKSIHEAIAINQDATEYKIQIDLGIFKLNETYKINEIVENKLIVASCTANGMKFTDRYEFSENGSFCSISVTDKMELKGLFQLSEGLVKMNLKSQMIENLQSLKKILES, from the coding sequence ATGATAGAAACAAAAGTAGAAACCATCATTCAAAAACCTGTTGCCGAAGTTTTCGCTTACATTCGCAATATGGAAAATCAAATTCACTTTAACAAAAGTATCCACGAAGCAATAGCAATTAACCAAGACGCTACAGAATACAAAATCCAAATTGATTTGGGAATCTTCAAATTAAACGAAACTTACAAAATCAATGAAATTGTTGAAAATAAATTGATTGTTGCAAGTTGTACAGCAAATGGAATGAAGTTCACTGATCGATATGAATTTTCTGAAAATGGTTCTTTTTGTTCGATCAGTGTCACTGACAAAATGGAACTGAAAGGCCTATTCCAATTGAGTGAAGGCCTTGTCAAAATGAATCTTAAATCACAAATGATTGAAAATCTACAGTCGTTAAAAAAGATTTTAGAATCTTAA
- a CDS encoding TIGR04282 family arsenosugar biosynthesis glycosyltransferase — MKTRLAKTLGDKTTLDIYKKLLHITEDITTKLNISKTVYWDQIPIQTNSYFKNGYSFKVQTKGDLGKKMKDAFREEFEESFNQILIIGTDCPYLTEGIFEDAYNALENYDIVIGPAKDGGYYLLGMKEFKASLFEGIPWSTELVFNLTIKKIKELNLTVSILPELNDIDTEKDWLEWEEKFNQ, encoded by the coding sequence GTGAAAACTCGTTTAGCTAAGACACTCGGCGATAAAACTACATTAGATATCTATAAGAAATTATTACACATCACAGAAGACATCACGACGAAACTAAACATTTCGAAGACTGTTTATTGGGACCAAATTCCAATCCAAACAAATTCCTATTTTAAGAATGGGTATTCTTTCAAAGTACAAACCAAAGGTGACTTGGGCAAAAAAATGAAAGATGCCTTTCGGGAAGAATTTGAAGAGTCTTTTAATCAAATTTTGATCATTGGAACAGATTGCCCCTATTTAACAGAAGGAATTTTTGAAGATGCATATAATGCATTAGAAAATTATGATATTGTCATTGGTCCGGCAAAAGATGGAGGTTATTATTTATTGGGTATGAAAGAATTTAAAGCTTCCTTGTTTGAAGGAATTCCGTGGAGTACGGAATTGGTATTTAATTTAACCATCAAAAAAATTAAGGAACTTAATCTTACTGTCTCAATTTTACCCGAATTAAATGATATAGATACTGAGAAAGATTGGTTAGAATGGGAAGAAAAATTTAACCAATAG
- the fliN gene encoding flagellar motor switch protein FliN, whose amino-acid sequence MGEGSLSQDEIDALLQGADDTFDLSSLSGASSSSSDNLSPIDRDIISDVIGSAFQVAGNTLGTILAKNTRFMNPATESSSSADIQKELGSKSVSLYSTISGSLAGRVCLVMAQENAAKIAGVMMGGMAPPGQLDNAQLQTLKDSLAPILGTVTAQIGMKLGGTMSGSPPEISLVNSGRDLQLPDDSSLVKTSLSLNIDGVGSFKVYYVISLTMANSILDIQKGGGQKQQQQSGGMNVNMQPNMGMGGGQGSVGIKGVNFPSLATAGGGPGQTNLNLLMDVQMALTVELGRTKMYIKDILGLGEGSIIELDKLAGEPVDLLVNGKLIAKGEVVVIDENFGVRVTDIVSPTDRLKGEK is encoded by the coding sequence ATGGGTGAAGGTTCACTCTCACAAGACGAGATAGACGCATTACTACAAGGTGCGGATGATACATTCGACCTCTCTTCCTTAAGTGGCGCATCCAGTTCGTCATCGGACAACCTATCTCCTATTGACCGCGACATTATTTCCGATGTGATCGGCTCTGCATTCCAGGTGGCGGGGAACACACTTGGCACGATCTTGGCAAAAAACACTCGTTTTATGAACCCTGCCACCGAATCGAGCTCCTCTGCTGACATCCAAAAAGAGTTGGGCTCTAAGTCGGTAAGTTTATATTCAACCATTAGCGGCAGTTTGGCGGGAAGAGTTTGTCTTGTCATGGCACAAGAGAACGCTGCAAAAATTGCAGGTGTGATGATGGGAGGAATGGCTCCTCCAGGCCAACTCGATAACGCACAACTCCAAACCCTAAAAGATTCACTTGCTCCGATCCTTGGCACTGTTACTGCACAAATTGGTATGAAACTTGGTGGAACTATGTCTGGTAGCCCACCTGAGATTTCACTTGTGAATTCTGGGCGTGATTTACAACTTCCAGATGACAGTAGTTTGGTGAAAACTTCCCTCAGTTTGAATATTGATGGTGTTGGATCTTTTAAAGTCTATTATGTAATCTCTTTGACTATGGCAAATTCCATCCTGGATATCCAGAAGGGTGGTGGTCAAAAACAACAACAACAGTCCGGCGGAATGAATGTCAACATGCAACCCAATATGGGCATGGGTGGCGGACAAGGTTCTGTTGGAATTAAAGGTGTCAACTTTCCATCACTTGCGACGGCTGGTGGTGGACCAGGGCAAACCAATCTCAATCTCCTTATGGATGTACAAATGGCTCTTACCGTGGAACTCGGAAGAACCAAAATGTACATCAAAGACATTTTGGGGTTAGGGGAAGGTTCTATCATCGAACTAGACAAGTTAGCTGGTGAGCCAGTGGATTTACTTGTGAACGGCAAACTCATCGCCAAAGGTGAGGTTGTGGTGATCGATGAAAACTTTGGTGTTCGTGTCACTGATATCGTTAGTCCTACCGACAGACTCAAAGGCGAAAAATGA
- a CDS encoding DUF971 domain-containing protein, which yields MNSQLATFPKEISFDDDYLYIEWKDGHGSKYSLLDLRKKCPCATCRGGHGGKVGQATGHIDSIKLISWTKVGRYAISIVWSDYHNTGIYSYDHLRAYAEGNSGAFD from the coding sequence ATGAATTCACAACTTGCTACCTTCCCAAAAGAAATTTCTTTCGATGACGACTACCTCTATATCGAGTGGAAAGACGGGCATGGAAGCAAATACTCGTTGTTAGACCTACGTAAAAAATGCCCCTGTGCGACTTGCCGGGGTGGTCATGGTGGGAAAGTGGGGCAAGCAACCGGCCATATAGACTCCATCAAACTCATCTCTTGGACCAAAGTAGGTCGGTATGCGATTTCCATCGTGTGGAGCGACTACCACAATACGGGAATTTATTCCTATGACCATTTACGAGCCTACGCTGAGGGAAATTCCGGCGCCTTTGACTGA
- a CDS encoding arsenate reductase family protein, which produces MNLQIFGTKKCKDSKKAQLFFQERRIPFQFINLQEKEMSKGELRSILGSVNLDDLIDTESKLYEDKNLKYMLYDKEEALLTNPLLFKTPIVRDGKKATIGFVPDVWKQWIHDSKK; this is translated from the coding sequence ATGAACCTCCAGATCTTCGGCACAAAAAAATGCAAAGATTCTAAAAAGGCACAACTCTTCTTTCAGGAGAGACGTATTCCTTTTCAATTTATCAACTTACAAGAAAAAGAAATGAGCAAAGGGGAACTCAGATCCATACTTGGAAGTGTAAATTTAGATGATTTGATCGATACCGAATCTAAACTTTATGAAGACAAAAACCTAAAATACATGTTATACGATAAAGAAGAGGCCTTATTAACAAATCCCCTTCTGTTTAAAACCCCTATTGTGAGAGATGGCAAAAAAGCAACGATTGGATTTGTTCCCGATGTTTGGAAACAGTGGATTCATGATTCCAAAAAATAA
- a CDS encoding OmpA family protein — MPLHKTNKVLVCILLTYTVQYFSLPFPNLLAEEGVIFENPYKKTEKQTDVTQFTIYFSKKSNLIPKQDQVRLQSVADFLYRNRNYEVMISAHAVEGKTNRENVLISEKRSLEVERFLLIHSVEPNQIRRLFYGNSKSPNQTKEHEALNRRVEISLQPIG, encoded by the coding sequence ATGCCTCTTCATAAAACCAACAAAGTACTAGTTTGCATTTTGTTAACTTACACTGTTCAATACTTTTCTTTGCCATTTCCAAATTTGTTAGCTGAAGAAGGTGTCATTTTCGAAAATCCATATAAAAAAACTGAAAAACAAACAGACGTTACCCAATTCACTATTTATTTTTCGAAAAAATCCAATCTGATTCCCAAACAAGACCAAGTGAGACTACAATCAGTCGCAGATTTTTTATACCGGAATCGAAACTATGAGGTTATGATCAGTGCCCATGCAGTGGAAGGAAAAACAAACAGGGAGAATGTATTGATCAGTGAAAAACGATCATTAGAGGTGGAACGTTTTTTACTCATCCACTCTGTAGAACCTAACCAAATTAGAAGACTTTTCTATGGAAATTCAAAATCTCCAAACCAAACAAAAGAACATGAAGCTCTGAATCGAAGAGTTGAAATTTCACTCCAACCTATTGGTTAA